In a single window of the Nodularia spumigena CCY9414 genome:
- a CDS encoding glycosyltransferase family 4 protein → MNATTDKRIALISVHGDPAIEIGKEEAGGQNVYVRNVGEALAQLGWQVDTFTRKVSIEQETIVQLSQNCRTIRLAAGPVEFVPRDELLEYMPEFLANFLQFQKENQITYQLVHTNYWHSSWIGMQLKKIQGTQQIHTYHSLGAVKYNTIETIPLIASQRLAVEKEVLETAECIVATSPQEQKHMRSLVSTQGNIEIIPCGTDIRRFGSVERPAARLELGIAPETKVVLYVGRFDRRKGIETLVRAVNESQLRGDNNLKLIIGGGSTPGNSDGIERDRIENIINELGMSEFTILPGRLSQEILPTYYAAADVCVVPSHYEPFGLVAIEAMASGTPVVASDVGGLQFTVVPEVTGLLAPPQDVAAFAAAIDRILLNPQWGKELGKAGRKRVESKFSWDGVATQLGELYTEILQQTVKEPALVQ, encoded by the coding sequence ATGAACGCTACTACCGACAAACGTATTGCCTTAATTTCTGTTCATGGAGATCCGGCGATTGAAATTGGTAAGGAAGAAGCTGGTGGACAAAATGTTTATGTGCGTAATGTGGGTGAAGCACTAGCACAGCTAGGATGGCAAGTTGATACGTTTACCCGCAAAGTGAGTATAGAGCAAGAGACAATTGTTCAACTTAGCCAAAATTGTCGCACGATTCGTCTAGCAGCAGGCCCTGTAGAGTTTGTGCCACGAGATGAGCTTTTGGAATATATGCCGGAATTTTTGGCTAATTTCCTCCAATTCCAAAAAGAGAATCAGATAACGTATCAGTTAGTTCACACAAACTACTGGCATTCTAGCTGGATAGGGATGCAACTGAAGAAAATCCAAGGTACGCAGCAGATTCATACCTACCATTCTTTAGGAGCAGTTAAGTACAATACAATAGAAACGATTCCTCTGATTGCGAGTCAGCGATTAGCAGTGGAAAAAGAGGTATTGGAGACAGCAGAATGCATTGTAGCCACAAGTCCCCAAGAACAGAAACATATGCGATCGCTCGTTTCCACTCAAGGTAATATAGAGATTATTCCCTGCGGTACAGATATTCGCCGGTTTGGTTCGGTTGAGCGCCCAGCAGCTAGGTTAGAATTAGGAATTGCTCCAGAAACTAAAGTGGTGTTATATGTAGGACGTTTTGATCGACGCAAAGGGATAGAAACCCTAGTGCGCGCAGTCAACGAATCTCAGTTACGTGGCGATAACAACCTGAAGTTAATTATCGGTGGTGGTAGCACTCCAGGTAATAGTGATGGTATTGAGCGCGATCGCATCGAGAATATAATCAACGAATTAGGGATGAGTGAATTTACCATCCTCCCCGGTCGCCTCAGTCAGGAAATACTGCCTACTTACTACGCTGCGGCTGATGTTTGCGTCGTTCCCAGTCACTATGAACCCTTTGGACTCGTGGCCATTGAAGCCATGGCCAGTGGTACACCTGTAGTAGCCAGTGATGTGGGTGGACTTCAGTTTACTGTAGTTCCCGAAGTCACAGGTTTATTGGCTCCACCACAAGATGTAGCCGCCTTTGCAGCTGCTATTGACCGCATTTTATTAAATCCACAATGGGGAAAAGAATTAGGTAAGGCTGGCAGAAAACGCGTAGAAAGTAAGTTTAGTTGGGATGGTGTAGCCACTCAGCTAGGTGAACTTTATACCGAAATTTTGCAGCAAACGGTGAAAGAACCAGCATTGGTTCAGTAA
- a CDS encoding Rqc2 family fibronectin-binding protein produces MQPVDYTTLTASCSELRAHWLPSRLEQVYQRDRYTIAVALRTLKQRDWLEISWHPQGARICIGEPPPRLPDTFTFSQQLVHQLGGLALVDIQAIAPWERVVDLQFARRPGEEALYHIYVEVMGKYSNAILTDASKMIITAAHQVGQHQSSVRPIQTGQSYETPPKLTGPVPSLSETPERWQERVSLVPGAIKRQLLKSYSGLSSALVESMVIAADLAPDTTTDQLKPEDWQRLFARWQEWLQALDLSKFQPAWTANGYTVMGWGAVAPEKNIQTLLNRYYTDQSNQQVFAHLRHQLNQKLHNILVKLRNKGQTFSERLQQSDQADEYRAKADLLMSNLQKWQPGMKEIILPDFETDQPIAIALQPDKNAVQNAQRLYKQHQKLKRARAAVEPLLFDVQSEISYLEQVEAAIAMLAEGIAQIENYQAAADLQALEEIRDELIGQKYLEDPGYRSRSASETAATNFHRYRTPNNFEVLIGRNNRQNDQLSFRVAGDYDLWFHAQEIPGSHLLLRLEPGAVPEAADLQFVANLAAYYSRARQSEQVPVVYTQPKHVYKPKGAKPGIAIYKQERILWGQPQLVISH; encoded by the coding sequence GTGCAACCAGTTGACTATACTACTCTCACAGCTTCTTGTAGCGAACTACGCGCACACTGGCTGCCATCTCGATTAGAACAAGTTTATCAGCGCGATCGCTATACTATTGCTGTGGCATTACGCACGCTAAAACAAAGGGATTGGCTAGAGATTTCTTGGCATCCCCAAGGGGCGCGTATTTGTATTGGCGAACCACCACCAAGATTACCAGATACCTTTACCTTTAGCCAACAATTAGTACATCAATTGGGTGGTTTGGCCTTGGTGGACATTCAAGCGATCGCGCCTTGGGAGCGTGTTGTTGATTTGCAATTTGCCCGCCGTCCCGGAGAAGAAGCATTATACCATATATATGTGGAAGTGATGGGCAAATACAGCAACGCCATCCTCACCGATGCCAGCAAGATGATTATCACAGCTGCCCATCAAGTTGGTCAGCATCAGTCTAGCGTCCGTCCCATCCAAACCGGACAGTCTTATGAAACCCCACCAAAATTAACTGGTCCGGTTCCCAGTTTGAGTGAAACCCCAGAACGCTGGCAAGAAAGGGTAAGCTTAGTCCCAGGAGCAATCAAGCGTCAGTTATTAAAAAGTTATAGCGGCTTGAGTTCTGCACTGGTGGAATCTATGGTAATTGCAGCCGATTTAGCCCCAGATACTACCACAGATCAGCTTAAACCTGAAGACTGGCAAAGACTATTTGCGCGATGGCAAGAATGGCTACAAGCTTTGGATTTAAGTAAATTTCAACCAGCTTGGACAGCAAATGGTTATACCGTCATGGGTTGGGGCGCAGTTGCACCAGAAAAAAACATCCAAACCTTACTGAATAGGTACTACACTGACCAATCAAATCAGCAAGTATTTGCTCATTTACGGCATCAATTAAACCAGAAATTACATAATATTTTAGTAAAATTACGTAATAAAGGGCAAACTTTTTCAGAACGCTTGCAGCAATCAGATCAAGCGGATGAATATCGAGCCAAAGCTGATTTGTTGATGTCTAACCTGCAAAAATGGCAACCAGGGATGAAAGAAATTATCTTACCTGATTTTGAGACAGATCAGCCTATTGCGATCGCTCTACAACCAGATAAAAACGCCGTCCAAAATGCTCAACGCCTTTATAAACAGCATCAAAAACTTAAACGCGCTCGTGCTGCTGTGGAACCGTTGCTTTTTGATGTACAATCAGAGATTAGCTATTTAGAACAAGTAGAAGCTGCGATAGCCATGCTAGCCGAAGGCATCGCTCAGATAGAAAACTACCAAGCAGCAGCAGATTTACAGGCTTTAGAAGAAATCCGCGACGAGTTAATTGGACAAAAATATTTAGAAGATCCAGGATATCGCAGCCGCAGCGCCAGCGAAACAGCCGCTACAAACTTTCATCGTTACCGTACCCCCAACAATTTTGAAGTCTTAATTGGTAGGAACAATCGCCAAAATGATCAATTAAGCTTTCGGGTAGCTGGAGATTATGATTTGTGGTTCCACGCTCAAGAAATTCCGGGAAGTCATCTGTTACTACGTTTAGAACCTGGTGCAGTTCCAGAAGCAGCAGATTTACAATTTGTAGCTAATCTTGCCGCCTACTACAGTCGTGCGCGTCAGAGTGAGCAAGTACCAGTCGTTTATACTCAGCCCAAGCACGTTTACAAACCCAAAGGAGCCAAGCCCGGTATTGCTATTTACAAACAAGAGCGCATCCTCTGGGGACAACCGCAATTAGTCATTAGTCATTAG
- the prfC gene encoding peptide chain release factor 3 — MSTEIQTELHQAVEQRRNFAIISHPDAGKTTLTEKLLLYGGAIHEAGAVKARRAQRKATSDWMAMEQQRGISITSTVLQFAYQNCQINLLDTPGHQDFSEDTYRTLAAADNAVMLIDVAKGLEPQTRKLFEVCKLKGLPIFTFVNKLDRPGREALELLDEIEQELGLQTYAVNWPIGMGDRFKGVFDRHEQKIHLFERSAHGSREARDTTLDLGDAKIAELLEDELYHQLKDELELLEGVGPELDLDLVHQGKMTPVFFGSAMTNFGVELFLNYFLKYALKPGAHNSSVGEIPPTYPDFSGFVFKLQANMDPKHRDRVAFIRVCTGKFEKDMTVNHARTGKVVRLSRPQKLFAQERESIDTAYPGDVIGLNNPGVFAIGDTIYTGQKLEYEGIPYFSPELFASLRNPNPSKFKQFQKGISELREEGAVQIMYSADEAKRDPIMAAVGQLQFEVVQFRLQNEYGVETILELLPYSVARWVEGGWEALNKVGRIFNTTTVKDNMGRPVLLFRNEWNCQQLQGDHPELKLSAIAPVYSGQQPVEE; from the coding sequence ATGTCAACTGAAATTCAGACTGAACTGCATCAAGCAGTGGAACAGCGTCGCAATTTTGCGATTATTTCTCACCCTGACGCGGGTAAAACTACCCTGACAGAAAAATTACTGTTGTACGGGGGTGCTATTCACGAAGCTGGGGCAGTTAAAGCCCGGAGGGCGCAACGTAAGGCGACTTCAGACTGGATGGCCATGGAACAGCAACGGGGCATTTCTATTACCTCGACGGTGTTACAATTCGCCTACCAAAATTGTCAAATCAATTTACTCGATACACCCGGACACCAAGATTTTAGTGAAGATACTTATCGCACTCTAGCAGCCGCAGATAATGCAGTGATGCTGATTGACGTGGCTAAAGGTTTGGAACCCCAAACGCGGAAGTTATTTGAAGTCTGTAAGTTAAAAGGTTTACCCATTTTTACATTTGTAAATAAACTCGACCGTCCGGGTAGAGAAGCACTGGAACTGTTAGATGAAATTGAGCAGGAATTAGGTTTACAAACCTATGCAGTTAACTGGCCGATTGGGATGGGCGATCGCTTTAAAGGTGTATTTGACCGCCACGAGCAAAAAATTCACTTATTTGAACGTAGCGCCCACGGTAGCCGAGAAGCCCGCGATACGACTTTAGATTTAGGTGATGCCAAAATTGCGGAACTGCTAGAAGATGAGCTTTACCACCAATTAAAAGATGAGCTCGAACTTTTAGAAGGAGTTGGACCAGAACTGGATTTGGACTTGGTACATCAAGGAAAAATGACTCCAGTGTTTTTTGGCAGCGCCATGACTAACTTTGGGGTAGAGTTATTCCTCAATTACTTCCTGAAGTATGCCCTGAAGCCTGGGGCGCATAATAGCAGCGTGGGTGAAATTCCCCCCACATATCCCGATTTTTCGGGGTTTGTCTTCAAACTGCAAGCCAATATGGACCCCAAACACCGCGACCGTGTGGCATTTATCCGGGTTTGCACAGGAAAGTTTGAAAAAGATATGACAGTGAATCATGCACGCACTGGCAAAGTCGTCCGCCTGTCTCGTCCGCAAAAACTTTTTGCCCAGGAACGTGAATCGATTGATACAGCTTATCCTGGCGATGTGATTGGTTTAAACAATCCGGGTGTGTTTGCGATTGGTGATACCATCTACACAGGGCAGAAGCTGGAATATGAAGGAATTCCCTATTTTTCGCCGGAACTGTTTGCATCTCTGAGAAATCCCAACCCCTCGAAGTTTAAGCAATTTCAAAAAGGGATTTCAGAATTGCGCGAAGAGGGTGCAGTGCAAATTATGTATTCGGCTGATGAAGCCAAACGTGACCCGATTATGGCTGCGGTGGGTCAACTGCAATTTGAAGTGGTGCAGTTTCGGTTGCAAAACGAGTATGGTGTAGAAACCATATTAGAGTTACTGCCCTACAGTGTCGCCCGTTGGGTGGAAGGTGGATGGGAAGCTTTGAATAAAGTGGGACGAATTTTTAACACCACGACTGTCAAAGATAATATGGGACGGCCAGTTTTGCTCTTCCGCAATGAATGGAATTGCCAACAGTTACAGGGAGACCATCCAGAGTTGAAATTAAGCGCGATCGCCCCGGTGTATTCTGGTCAACAACCAGTGGAGGAATAA
- the trpS gene encoding tryptophan--tRNA ligase, whose product MGKQRILSGVQPTGNYHLGNYLGAIRNWVEGQSEYDNYLFVADLHAITVPHDPKLLASDTYTLVALYLACGLDLNHSTIFVQSHVSAHSELTWLFNCITPLNWLQDMIQFKEKAIKQGENVNVGLLDYPVLMAADILLYQADKVPVGEDQKQHLELTRDIVNRFNHQFGKPDQPVIKLPEPLIRKEGARVMSLADGTRKMSKSDPSDLSRINLLDPPDQIQYKIKRCKTDQVRGLTFDDPERPECNNLLSLYMLLSGKKKNEVAAECQDMGWGQFKPLLTETTINALTPIQEKYQAVMADKAYLDSVLREGRQKAEAIANQTLTEVKTALGYTLPL is encoded by the coding sequence ATGGGCAAGCAGCGTATTCTTTCTGGAGTTCAACCAACGGGTAATTACCATCTGGGTAACTACTTAGGAGCCATTCGCAACTGGGTAGAAGGTCAGAGCGAATACGATAATTACCTCTTTGTGGCTGATTTGCACGCGATTACAGTCCCACATGACCCCAAACTGTTAGCGTCTGATACCTATACCCTGGTGGCGCTTTATCTGGCTTGTGGTCTGGATTTAAATCACTCTACTATTTTTGTGCAATCTCACGTTTCTGCCCACAGTGAACTTACTTGGTTGTTTAATTGCATTACACCTTTAAACTGGTTGCAAGACATGATTCAGTTTAAGGAAAAGGCGATTAAGCAGGGTGAAAATGTGAATGTCGGCTTGTTGGACTATCCTGTGCTGATGGCTGCTGATATTTTGCTGTATCAAGCTGATAAAGTGCCAGTGGGTGAAGACCAAAAGCAACACTTGGAATTGACAAGGGATATTGTGAACAGATTTAATCACCAATTTGGTAAACCTGATCAGCCTGTGATTAAGTTACCAGAGCCTTTAATTCGTAAGGAAGGGGCTAGGGTGATGAGTTTGGCGGATGGTACACGCAAAATGTCCAAGTCTGATCCGTCTGATTTAAGCCGGATTAATTTACTAGATCCACCAGATCAGATTCAATATAAGATTAAGCGCTGTAAAACTGATCAGGTTCGAGGTTTGACCTTCGATGATCCAGAGCGTCCAGAGTGTAACAATTTGTTAAGTTTGTATATGCTGCTATCTGGAAAGAAGAAGAACGAGGTAGCCGCAGAATGTCAAGATATGGGTTGGGGACAATTTAAACCTTTGTTGACAGAAACCACAATTAATGCTCTAACACCTATCCAAGAAAAATATCAAGCGGTGATGGCAGATAAAGCTTATCTAGACTCGGTTTTGCGGGAAGGACGGCAAAAAGCTGAGGCGATCGCCAATCAAACTCTCACAGAGGTAAAAACTGCTTTGGGCTACACTCTTCCCCTTTAA
- a CDS encoding M48 family metalloprotease, whose translation MHSDGELSLEAGLVALKQGNYQTAIAKLIPVASRQEDSTANLQARVGLVMAYARTGQIRKAIALCQLLTQSQNTQVKEWAELALTHLTKRKKSSIHPKNTSTGFVAFENSQTATASKHKPQDTVAETTNGQNSSGVKSGNWQNPVIPSVGYRNTMKAEAPVSITGNLFGSTSYTQTPSSSIYWRQAKRAKVWQPLRKPNLIPLRLLAVGTFVAVFWVLREILNWTTGFINFALVKLPYLQPLQFLYRNPNSFLLIVLFIMIGLSPWLLDWLLANFYGQRELSKDVLHSHSRETTRVLQRYCQQRRWQSPKLRILPIAAPMALTYGNMARNARIVVSQGLLEQLADDEIATIYATQLGHIAHWDFVVMSLVLLLSLPIHQLYQQISTWGNKKSEGIWYKPITILASVIYGFWCLLTGISLWLSRLRLYYSDRLASEITGNPNALTRALLKIAIGISVDIQKSDQTSWHLSSLNLFLPVGYQQSLSLGSIAGQLPFESILMWDAVNPYRYWFAINNSHPLLGDRIQRLSQIARHWHIDPEVHLTSLGPKEAEAQQTLQVKRKSFLLQIAPFLGIPLGLVFAGLIWLTWQTAFTFRLLNLKWIYEDWTFVTGCLLIGFSIGMVFRMNLFFPDIKTNSVHNHQSLPYLLANPSTIPIDSISVRLVGKLLGRRGAGNCLGQDLILQSSTGLVKLHHIPLGQSVNPQDLIGRQIIVTGWFRRGATPWIDIHTVQTQSGKTIQSQHPIWSTFVAVAAQAWGAYIFLTG comes from the coding sequence ATGCATTCAGATGGCGAACTGTCTTTGGAGGCCGGTTTAGTTGCCCTCAAACAAGGAAATTATCAAACTGCGATCGCTAAACTTATACCTGTAGCTAGTCGTCAAGAAGATTCTACTGCTAACTTACAGGCACGAGTTGGTTTAGTCATGGCTTACGCACGCACTGGGCAAATTCGCAAGGCGATCGCCCTGTGTCAACTTCTCACCCAAAGCCAAAATACACAAGTGAAAGAATGGGCTGAACTTGCTCTTACTCACTTGACAAAACGCAAAAAAAGTAGTATTCATCCCAAAAATACCTCCACTGGATTTGTGGCTTTTGAAAATTCTCAAACCGCTACTGCATCAAAACACAAACCACAGGATACAGTTGCAGAAACTACAAACGGGCAAAATTCATCTGGTGTGAAATCAGGTAACTGGCAAAATCCGGTTATACCGTCTGTTGGTTATCGAAACACCATGAAAGCAGAAGCACCTGTGAGCATAACAGGTAATTTGTTCGGTTCCACCAGCTATACACAAACTCCATCATCAAGTATTTATTGGCGACAAGCAAAACGCGCCAAGGTATGGCAGCCTTTGCGTAAGCCTAATTTAATTCCCTTGCGGTTGCTAGCCGTCGGCACATTCGTGGCTGTGTTTTGGGTACTGCGAGAAATACTCAATTGGACTACGGGATTTATTAACTTTGCTTTAGTCAAACTACCTTATCTACAGCCATTACAGTTTCTCTACCGCAACCCTAACTCATTTTTATTGATAGTTTTATTCATAATGATTGGACTATCACCCTGGTTGCTAGATTGGCTATTAGCAAATTTTTATGGACAGCGAGAATTGTCCAAAGATGTCTTACATAGTCACAGTCGCGAAACAACTAGGGTACTACAACGTTACTGCCAACAGCGTCGCTGGCAATCTCCTAAACTGCGAATTCTGCCCATAGCAGCACCAATGGCGCTGACTTATGGGAATATGGCTCGCAACGCCCGAATTGTGGTCAGTCAGGGACTATTAGAGCAACTGGCAGATGATGAAATTGCTACTATCTATGCAACACAGTTAGGACATATTGCTCACTGGGATTTTGTGGTGATGTCTCTGGTGTTGCTGCTTTCATTACCAATTCATCAGCTATATCAGCAAATATCAACTTGGGGAAACAAGAAATCAGAGGGGATTTGGTATAAGCCAATAACCATTTTGGCTAGTGTGATTTATGGATTTTGGTGTTTGTTGACTGGTATTAGTTTATGGTTGTCGCGGTTGCGGCTGTATTATAGCGATCGCCTCGCCTCGGAAATTACTGGTAATCCCAATGCTTTGACTCGCGCCTTACTCAAAATTGCCATTGGTATTTCTGTTGATATCCAAAAATCAGATCAAACTAGTTGGCATTTGTCAAGTTTAAATTTATTCCTACCAGTCGGTTATCAACAGAGTCTTTCTTTGGGTAGTATTGCAGGTCAACTGCCCTTTGAATCTATACTGATGTGGGATGCTGTTAATCCATATCGCTACTGGTTTGCAATTAATAATAGCCATCCCTTATTAGGCGATCGTATTCAACGTCTAAGTCAAATTGCCCGCCATTGGCATATAGACCCGGAAGTACATTTAACTAGCCTGGGACCCAAGGAAGCCGAAGCCCAACAAACTTTGCAGGTAAAGCGTAAGTCCTTCTTATTACAAATTGCTCCCTTTTTGGGCATTCCCCTCGGCTTGGTGTTTGCGGGTCTGATCTGGTTAACTTGGCAAACTGCTTTCACTTTCAGGTTGTTAAATTTAAAGTGGATATACGAAGATTGGACTTTTGTTACAGGTTGCCTACTGATTGGCTTTAGCATCGGTATGGTATTCCGGATGAATTTGTTTTTTCCAGACATCAAAACCAATAGTGTCCATAATCATCAAAGCCTGCCTTACCTATTAGCTAATCCATCTACTATTCCTATTGATAGCATTAGTGTCCGGCTTGTCGGTAAGCTATTGGGTCGGCGAGGTGCTGGCAATTGCTTAGGACAAGACTTAATCTTACAGTCTAGTACAGGGCTAGTGAAATTACACCACATTCCCTTGGGACAGTCAGTGAATCCCCAAGATTTAATTGGTCGGCAAATTATAGTCACAGGCTGGTTCCGCCGGGGAGCAACACCCTGGATTGATATTCACACAGTCCAAACTCAAAGTGGTAAAACCATTCAGAGCCAACATCCCATTTGGTCTACTTTTGTAGCAGTTGCCGCACAAGCTTGGGGCGCATACATCTTTCTTACAGGCTAG
- a CDS encoding RNA recognition motif domain-containing protein, with protein sequence MSVRLYIGNLPKEEIDRQDLQAVFAEEGDAVTTKLIKDRKTGKCRGFGFLTVNNDEQADQIIEKYNGQLFKETPIKLEKALPRTKGEEGEEQAPKPVSSATSHPAPTIQKEGSRREKGAKKSRRGGGGGVRESSPSADSDTIRPDPRWASELEKLKEMLAAQTTN encoded by the coding sequence ATGTCCGTTCGCCTATATATAGGCAATTTGCCAAAAGAAGAAATAGATCGTCAGGATCTACAAGCAGTTTTTGCCGAAGAAGGCGATGCTGTGACTACAAAACTCATTAAAGACCGCAAAACTGGTAAATGCCGTGGTTTCGGTTTTCTGACAGTGAACAATGACGAACAAGCTGATCAAATTATTGAAAAGTATAATGGTCAATTGTTCAAAGAGACTCCCATAAAGCTAGAAAAAGCATTACCTCGCACAAAAGGTGAAGAGGGTGAAGAGCAAGCTCCTAAACCAGTGAGTAGTGCTACCAGTCATCCGGCTCCTACTATCCAAAAAGAAGGTAGCCGTCGGGAGAAAGGCGCTAAGAAGTCGCGGCGTGGCGGCGGCGGTGGTGTTCGTGAAAGCAGCCCAAGTGCTGACTCGGATACTATTCGTCCAGATCCGCGTTGGGCTTCTGAATTAGAAAAGCTCAAGGAAATGCTAGCAGCGCAAACTACGAATTGA
- a CDS encoding methylenetetrahydrofolate reductase, with protein sequence MQDTQNPTVLNSFRRAAQAGEFLVTAEVAPPKGVDVTHMISMAATLKGRVHAVNITDGSRAVLRMSSLVASAILLQNGIEPICQMACRDRNRIGLQADLMGAHALGIRNILALTGDPVKVGDHPHAKAVFDLESVRLLQLIRKLNQGVDDNEKPLPDGETDLFAGAAVDPQSDSWSGLQKRFERKIEAGAQFFQSQMITDFERLEKFMDTVAVNYEKPILAGIFLLKSAKNAQFINRYVPGVNIPQHIIDRLAQAKDPLEEGMKIAAEQVQIARQLCQGVHMMAVKREDLIAPILDLAGVTPVTNVN encoded by the coding sequence ATGCAGGATACCCAAAATCCCACAGTTTTAAATTCCTTTCGTCGAGCCGCGCAAGCAGGCGAATTTTTAGTTACAGCCGAGGTAGCACCCCCCAAAGGGGTAGATGTCACACACATGATTTCAATGGCGGCGACCCTTAAGGGGAGGGTTCATGCTGTCAATATTACCGATGGTAGCCGCGCCGTATTGCGGATGTCTTCTTTGGTAGCGTCAGCGATTTTGTTACAAAATGGCATTGAGCCGATTTGTCAGATGGCTTGCCGCGATCGCAATAGAATTGGTTTACAAGCTGATTTAATGGGCGCTCATGCTTTGGGTATCCGCAACATTTTAGCTTTGACTGGCGACCCGGTGAAAGTAGGCGATCACCCCCATGCTAAAGCCGTGTTTGATTTGGAATCTGTGCGACTGCTGCAACTAATTAGGAAGTTGAATCAGGGCGTTGATGATAATGAAAAGCCTCTTCCAGATGGGGAGACTGATTTATTTGCTGGTGCGGCTGTAGATCCGCAGTCTGACAGTTGGTCAGGTTTGCAAAAGCGATTTGAACGCAAAATCGAAGCCGGAGCGCAGTTTTTCCAAAGTCAGATGATTACAGATTTTGAGCGGCTAGAAAAATTTATGGACACCGTAGCCGTTAATTATGAAAAACCAATTTTGGCAGGAATTTTTCTGTTGAAATCGGCAAAAAATGCTCAGTTTATTAATAGGTATGTTCCGGGTGTAAATATTCCCCAGCACATTATTGATAGATTAGCGCAAGCAAAAGATCCCCTTGAAGAAGGAATGAAAATTGCAGCCGAACAAGTGCAGATTGCCCGCCAATTATGTCAGGGTGTCCATATGATGGCTGTGAAGCGGGAAGATTTAATTGCGCCAATTTTAGATTTAGCCGGAGTTACACCAGTAACAAATGTTAATTAA